From Candidatus Bathyarchaeota archaeon:
TATGCGAAACATGGTTAACTTGCTTAATGTAGCACTTGAAGGTCAGCCAATAACACGTAGATTACTAAAACTTGTTCAGCCTTATAAAGCGAATATTGTTTCTGAGTTAAGTAAAAAGGGCATATTGTGGAATCCAAAGGAGGGCACGATTTCATATATTCCGAGAGCAAGTTTCATAGTTGGCACCCGACCTTTGCCAAACAAAATTTTCACATATCTTAAATCGTCGGGTTTTTTTAGTCGCTTTTTGATTGAGCAGTACGAATTTACTGACGAAGAATTAATTGAAGACTTCTATGTGATTAGGAGAATCGATAAAGAAGCAATTGAAAAACTGAAAGAAATCAATCTTCGTCTAAGTCAAGTTTCTGTCAGCAAGCTGGTGACTCCTTCAGCAACGATGTTAGATGATGCCTTTTCCAACTTAGAGCAGTTAGCTAGAAACGCAATGATTGATAACCGATATCTTCGGTTAAGCGATGTTCTTAATCCAAGAATAAAGGACAACGTTATTCGACACTTTGTCAGTTATGCCTTTTTACGTTCCGCAGTCAACAGTGGGTTTAGACATTTGGACGAAATCCAGTATAGCCAAGAAGATTTCAACTATATAATCAAAAAGCTGCCAAAATTCTTAGAGTCGACTATTAATCCACTTTTTGTTGAAGATCTTTCTCCTCGATTGGCAAAAGCTCGACCTAAGAAACGTGCAAAGGAAATTATGCTTACATTCCTGCATGATGGGAGAGAAAGAAGTAGAAAGGAGATTTTAGCTCATGTTTTGTCAAAAATGAGAATTTCCACCGCAACCATCGACAATAGTCTCAAAGAATTGACTCATGACGGATTGCTAGAGCAAGTTAGGCATGGATTCTACAGAATTGCATCATAAGAGACATAACTACAGCAGGAGGTGGAAACATATTCACGCTTGATTTGAAGAAAAACAAGAAGATAGCTCAAAAATTACGTGCATGCAAACGAAAAGCTAGGGAATTGTTGCTTGATGGGCCTATAAAGACCAACATATTATGGCACAGACTTCACCAGTTTAGCGATGTTCGACAACGAGTCTTAGAGAATCTGCTTAATGAAGAGGTAATTAAGGTTGAATGGCGTTTAGATTCTTGGAGACCCATATCATACTACAGACTCAAAGAAAAGACAAACTAAACTGAGTAACCCGTTAGGCGCTCAGATAACAACTTCAAAAGCGCAATACAACTGCCAATATACGTGATTGGAATAGATCTTTAGGTTTCCACTTTCCGTGCGTGCCAAAACTTAACCTATATATCAACTAGACAGGCAACAGTATCGAAGAATCGCTACAAACATTCTGGGGACTTCATGGAAGGATTTCGGTTTTGTTCGATTCTCAGACAAGATTGAAATGTTGCTGTCATGCAATTTCTATTTTGGGTGATTGTGACGTCTGAAGAAGAGGATGAGTGGTTTTTCTGGTTTGAAGAGGAGACAGATGAGGAGGATGAAGATGAAGAAGACGGTTGAGACCGATTTTGCCATTGATGATTTGAAAGCCATAAAGATCGCTGGCAAGTTGCTTGACCTTTTCTACAACCGCAAAGGCTTTTTTGAAGGCTATTCTATGCCTGAGTACATCTTACCTCGCAATCTAGAGGAAGGAAGTAGGGAGCACGCTCTCTTCCTGACTTACGTTATTTCTATTGACTACATGACTGACGCAGTGATGCTGTGGAAGAGGTCGAGAGGTACTTACGAGCTTTATCCAGAAAGGTTTACTCCCAAAGAGATTTTGAAAGTTAGCCCAAGAACTGTTGAGATCCTCGTTAAGAACTTGGGAGCCAGATTTTATTCAAACGCTGCGAGAACATGGATCAAGATATCTAGGCTGCTTGTTGACAAATACGGTGGCGATCCAAGAAACATAACTAGAGAACCCTTGACGATCATGGAAATTAAAAAGCGTCTTCAAGACTTTCCCTATCTTAGAGGTAACAAGTTGTCAAACTTCTACATTAGAGCGATGGGTGAAACAGGAGTCTTCAAAGTTGAGAACCTTAATGAGCTTGATATTCCAGTTGACAAG
This genomic window contains:
- a CDS encoding N-glycosylase/DNA lyase, giving the protein MKKTVETDFAIDDLKAIKIAGKLLDLFYNRKGFFEGYSMPEYILPRNLEEGSREHALFLTYVISIDYMTDAVMLWKRSRGTYELYPERFTPKEILKVSPRTVEILVKNLGARFYSNAARTWIKISRLLVDKYGGDPRNITREPLTIMEIKKRLQDFPYLRGNKLSNFYIRAMGETGVFKVENLNELDIPVDKQVARFTMYTGVLRLLSEQFTGCVHEPPLRGLIEEAWRNAARKLGTPPWKLDEPIWTIGSKLCSGRKCVKCPVEDLCVKTKGITFKENTVIWRRAS